The following are encoded together in the Ranitomeya imitator isolate aRanImi1 chromosome 4, aRanImi1.pri, whole genome shotgun sequence genome:
- the LOC138675039 gene encoding E3 ubiquitin/ISG15 ligase TRIM25-like: protein MASADLRHELNCSICKDIYTDPITLRCGHRFCRVCIDGLLDTEGGYGEYSCPECRATFQRRAPLQKNIALCNVVEKVLSTHPHQEEITGIRCTYCVDPPVPAVRSCLHCEASLCDKHLRVHSKEPEHVLTDPSTSLETRKCSVHKKILEYYCTEDTACICVSCSLVGEHRGHRVEMLEEASKKKKKKLRNVLQKLITKRKKTKETVRSLEERKRKAQEKAAGEAERVTALCTDIRRRVDDLEEKVLSDISRREEEVSLSLSDVIQNLEIKKDELSRKMRHIEELCNMTDPLTVLQDPDIGALCDPEEEGGDEDTGGHDGGDEDTGGHDGGDEDTGGHDGGDEATGGHDGGDENTGEQDRGDRGAELISQISHTLSAMIRDLNVIFHMQDPADILLDVNMAANNLLISDDLKTATWTLTTQNRPETAERFQYNQVMSRRRFTSGRHYWDVEISRSVLWSVGMCYPSIVRRGRQSYIGDNNKSWGLCGGVWYNNHCSVRHDCKVIQLPHQISSDGVRICLDYEVGQLSFYALCDPIRHLHTFTAAFTEPLHVVLYVCGGSMKILGISCEE, encoded by the coding sequence ATGGCGTCTGCTGACCTGAGACACGAGCTGAACTGCTCCATCTGTAAGGACATTTATACAGATCCCATAACCCTGAGATGTGGACACCGCTTCTGCCGGGTCTGTATTGATGGattgctggatacagagggcgggtATGGAGAATATTCCTGTCCTGAATGTAGAGCAACTTTTCAGAGGAGGGCTCCACTACAGAAGAACATAGCTCTGTGTAATGTAGTAGAGAAAGTCCTGTCTACTCATCCACATCAGGAGGAGATCACCGGGATCCGCTGCACTTACTGTGTGGACCCTCCTGTACCTGCTGTTAGATCCTGTCTACACTGCGAGGCTTCTCTGTGTGATAAACACCTGAGAGTCCACAGTAAAGAACCAGAACACGTCCTCACTGATCCCAGCACTTCTCTGGAGACCAGGAAATGTTCTGTGCATAAGAAGATCCTGGAATATTACTGCACTGAGGACACTGCTTGTATCTGTGTGTCCTGCAGTTTAGTTGGAGAACACCGGGGACACCGGGTAGAGATGCTGGAGGAGGCctctaagaagaagaagaagaaactgaGAAATGTTCTCCAGAAACTGATCACAAAGAGGAAGAAAACTAAGGAAACAGTCCGGAGTCTGGAGGAGCGCAAGAGAAAAGCTCAAGAAAAAGCAGCTGGAGAAGCCGAGAGAGTCACTGCCCTGTGTACAGATATCAGGAGACGGGTGGACGACCTGGAGGAGAAGGTCCTTAGTGACATCTCCAGGCGGGAAGAGGAGGTGTCACTGTCACTGTCTGATGTGATCCAAAATCTGGAAATAAAGAAGGACGAGCTGTCCAGGAAGATGAGAcacattgaggagctgtgtaacatgaCGGATCCACTGACTGTCTTACAGGATCCAGACATCGGTGCCTTGTGTGATCCTGAggaggagggaggtgatgaggacacaggaggacatgatggaggtgatgaggacacaggaggacatgatgggggtgatgaggacacaggaggacatgatggaggtgatgaggccacagggggacatgatggaggtgatgagaacACAGGTGAACAAGATAGAGGTGATCGGGGTGCGGAGCTGATCTCACAAATATCACACACATTATCTGCTATGATAAGAGATCTAAATGTGATCTTCCATATGCAGGATCCTGCAGACATATTACTGGATGTAAACATGGCTGCTAATAATCTCCTTATATCAGACGACCTGAAAACTGCGACCTGGACACTAACAACACAGAATCGTCCAGAAACAGCAGAGAGATTCCAGTATAATCAGGTGATGAGCAGGAGGAGATTTacctcaggacgacattactgggatgtggagATCAGTAGATCTGTATTgtggagtgtggggatgtgttaccCCAGTATAGTCAGGAGGGGGCGTCAGTCGTACATTGGAGATAATAATAAGTCCTGGGGTTTATGTGGAGGAGTGTGGTATAATAACCATTGTTCAGTGAGACATGACTGTAAAGTGATCCAGTTACCTCACCAGATCTCCAGTGATGGGGTCAGGATATGTCTGGATTATGAGGTcgggcagttgtccttttatgcgctgtgtgaccccatcagacacttacacaccttcactgccGCCTTCACCGAGCCCCTTCATGTTGTGTTATATGTATGTGGAGGGTCTATGAAGATATTGGGGATCAGCTGTGAGGAATGA